A segment of the Jatrophihabitans endophyticus genome:
GGGCTGGTCTGCGTGCCGGTGAGCGACGTGGACGCCGCGAAGGACTTCTACGTGGACAGGCTCGGCTTCGTCCCCGATCACGACGACCAGCTGCAGGACGGCGTGCGCTTCGTCCAGCTGACGCCCCCGGGCTCGGGCTGCTCGATCTGCATCGGCGAGGGCCTGACGACGATGACGCCCGGATCGCTCGAGGGACTGCAGCTGGTCGTCGCCGACGCGGACGCCGCGCACGCCGAACTCAGTGCGCGCGGCGCGCCGGTCAGCGACGTCGAGGAGCTGCCCTGGGGTCGCTTCGTCTACTTCAGCGACCCCGACGGCAACGCCTGGAACATCCAGCAGCCGGTGTCACCGAGCCCGTAGGGCCGCTCACCCGAAGGTCGCGGGCTTGGTCTTGTCCCAGAGCCAGGTGCGGAAGAAGTCGTCCAGGTCCTGACCGGACACCCGCTCGGCGAGCCGGGTGAACTGCGCCGTGGTCGCGTTGCCGTAGCGGTGCTGGGCGGTCCACGTCCGCAGCAGCCGGAAGAAGGCCGTGTCACCGATGCGGTGCTGTAGGGCGGCGAGGGTCATGCCGCCACGGTTGTAGACGGCGCTCGAGAACATCGTGTCGCGCTGCGGATCGGCGATCGACTGGTTCCAGAACGGCGAGGACGCGGCGACTCCGTCGTAGGCGGCCTTCGCGCTGGCGTAGGCCGTCCTGCCGCCCGTGTGCTCCGCCCACAGCCACGCCGCGTACGTCGCGAAGCCCTCGTTGAGCCAGATGTCGCGCCAGGTGCGGACGGACACGCTGTCGCCGAACCACTCGTGCGAGAGCTCGTGCGCGATCGTGCCCACGCCGACGACCGAGCCGTACAGCGGCCGGGTCTGCGTCTCGAGGGAGAAGCCGACGTTGGGCAGGTTGTCGACGATGGCACCGGTGGAGGTGAACGGGTACTTGCCGAAGGTCTTCGCCCAGTAGTCGGTGATCTCGCCGGTCGTCTCGGAGAAGCGGGCGTCACGCGCCTTGGCCGCGAGGTCGGGGTCGACGGCGACCAGCTCGGAGATGCCGCCGGCGGTGCGGCCGCTGCGGAAGTTCCACCGGCCGATGTCGATGGTGGCGAGGTACGTGGCCATCGGCTTGACCTCGTTCCAGACGTAGCGGGTGCCGGCCGCGACGGTGTTCTCGGCCCGCAGCTCGCCGTTCGCGACCACCTTCGTCCCCTGCGGGACCGTGACGCGGAAGGTGTAGGACGCCTTGTCGCTGGGGTGGTCGCTGCTCGGGAACCACGTGTGCGCGGCGTTGGGCTCGTCGCCGACGAACGCACCGTCCTTCGTGTACTGCCAGCCGTAGTCGGCGCCGAAGACGATCGGCGAGCCGGTGATCGTCTTCGGCGAGCCGTCGTAGCGGACGGTCACGGCGAAGTGCTCACCCCGCACAAGCCCGTGCCGCGGCGTGATGACGAGCTCCTCGTCCTCGCGGGTGAAGCGGGCGGCGGCGCCGTCGACGCGGACGGACCGCACGGTCATGCCCGACAGGTCGAGGTCGAAGCGGGAGAGGTTCTGCGTGGCCCGGGCACGGATCGTGGCCGTACCCCGCAGCTGCCTGTCGGCGGGGACGTAGCCCAGGTTCAGGTCGTAGTGCTCGACGTCGAAGCCGCCGTTGCCCAGCTCGGGGAAGTAGGGGTCGCCGACCCCGGCCGCGCCGGGGGTGAAGTGCCGCGAGGCGGTCGCGGGCGCGGCGGCGGCCGCCGGCACGAGGGACACGGTCAGCAGTCCGCCGGCGGCGATGCCGGTGAGACGGCGCCAGGCTCGGTTCACGCCAGGATCCATTCGTCGCGTTTGGTCGGATCCTCCACAGTCGTCCCCCGGTGAGCCGTGGTCAACCCCCGCCGTAGGCTCGGTCGGTGCTCGCGGAGGTGGTGGCGACCCGGTACGTGACGCCGCTGCGCGAGGGCGGGTCGCTGCCGGGGCTGATGGAGGCCGACGACCTCGGGGTCTACGTCGTCAAGTACGTCGGGGCGGGCCAGGGTCGTAAGGCGCTGGTCGCCGAGATCGTGGCCGGCCAGCTCGCCCGCGCGCTCGGCCTGCCCGTCCCCCGGCTGGTCACGGTGGACCTCGACCCGGCGCTCGCGGCGAACGAGCCGGACGAGGAGGTGCAGGACCTGCTCCGCGCCAGCGCGGGCCGCAACCTCGGCATCGACTTCCTGCCCGGCGCGCTCGACCTGGACGCCGGCGCGTTCGCCGTCGACGCCGACCTCGCGGCCCGGGTGCTGTGGTTCGACGCGCTCGTCGGCAACGTCGACCGGTCCTGGCGCAACCCGAACCTGCTGTTCTGGCACGGCCGGCCGTACCTCATCGACCACGGCGCGAGCCTCACTTTCCACCACCGGTGGTCCTCGGCGGGGGCGGCCGCGGGCCGGCCCTACGACGCGAGCGAGCACGCGCTGATCGGCGCGGGCGGCGACGTCGCGGCCGCGGACGCCGAGCTCGCATCCCGCGTCGACGCGGACCTGCTGCGTTCGGTCGTGGCCGACGTGCCCGACGAGTGGCTCCGCGACGAACCCGGCTTCGCCTCCCCCGCCGCCGTCCGCACCGCCTACGTGGACGCGGTGCTGGCCCGGCTGGCCGCCCGGGAGCAGTGGCTGGGTCCGCTGCGCGACACGGCCGCCGCCGCGCCGCGACGGGCGGCCCGGCCATCGGCCCGATCGACCACCCGGCCGGCGTGGCTGCGATGAGGGTCCCGTTCGAGTACGCGGTGATCCGTGTCGTCCCCCGCGTCGAACGCGGGGAGTTCGTCAACGCCGGCGTCATCGTCTACTGCCCCGAACACGCCTACCTGCGCGCGGCCGTCCACCTCGACGAGGCGCGCCTGCGCGCGCTCGACCCCGACGCTCCCGTTGCCGACGTGCACGCCGCCCTGGCCGCGCTCGCCGGCACCTGCGACGGCGAGGACGGGCCGGCGGCGGCCGACCGCATCGGGCAGCGCTTCCGGTGGCTCACCGCGCCGCGCAGCACCGTGGTGCAGCCCGGCCCGGTCCACACCGGCCTCACCGCGGGCCCGGACGTCGAGACCGATCGGCTGCTGCGGACGCTCGTGCTGCGCTGACTCCGTCCGCTTTTGGCGGCTCAGCGCAGCATGCTGCGCTGAGCCGCCAAAAGCGGACGGAGTCAGGTGACGCAGAGCTGACCGCGGAGTGCCGCGAACTGCGGCTCCGTCAGCGCGACGGACGTTGCGAGGCACCAGTCCCACCCGTCGTCGCGCCAGCGTCGGACGTCGTCGTAGCGCAGCTGGTCGGCCGCCGGCCACGGCTCGTCCGATGCGGGACGGCGCAGCACCGCGCCGTCGAGCTCCACGAAGAAGTCGGCGTGGAACGCGCCCGCGTCGTCCGCGTCGCGCAGCTCCAGTCCCAAGGCGACCGGCACGGTCACGTCGGCGAGCCCGTGCGACGCGAGCCAGTCTCCCCGCCACGCCGTGTCGCCGTCGGGCTCCGGCTCGTCGGCGTCGGGATCGAACTCCACCACGGGGCCGGTCCAGCGGAAGGTGTCCTGGGGCAGGTCGACCCCGAACTCGACCGACGTCCACTCCGTGACGCTGCCGAAGTCGTCGTTGCGGTAGGACAGCACGCGTCCGGTCGCGGCGTCGACGACCAGCTGCAGCGGGTGCGGCTTGTGCCGCGGCGCAGCCAGCTCGAAGGCCCAGGCCGGCCGCCCTAGGAACTCGATCCGCGTGGCGGGCCCGGTCAATCTCGTGAAGTCGTTGCCCTCCCACCGGCTGGGCATCAGCCGGCCGACGAGGTCGTCGGGCCACCCGCCGGTGTAACCGATCGACAGACGGCTCCTGTCGTCGTGGCGAGCCTGCTCACCGCCCGGTGCGACGAGCCACCGGTCGTCCGGCGTCTCGATCAGCCAGGGCTGCCCCGACATTGACTCGAGGCGATGCGAGTCGCCCTGGACCGTCAGCCGACCGTGGTTCTCCACCACCGCCAGCCGACCGAGCGTCGGATGCGTCTCGACGTGGTCCCACCACACGTCCTCGTCCTCGACGTCCTCGTCCCCGATGTCGATGTCGTCGTCCAGCTGCGTCGTCTCGCGGACGTGGAACGTGCCACGCATGCCACCGCCGTCGTCGCCGAAGCCCATGAGCACGATGAGCTCCGGCCACCCGATGGACGCAGCGTCGTCGGCCATCCTCAGGCGGCGCGGCGCAGGGCGGCGGCGATCAACCGGTCGACGAGGGTCGGGTAGTCGACGCCGGACGCCGCCCACACCCGCGGGAACAGCGAGATCGGGGTGAAGCCGGGCATGGTGTTGACCTCGTTGACGACGACGCGCTCGCCGGCGAGGAAGAAGTCGACCCGCGCCAGGCCGGCGCAGTCGAGCGCGGTGAACGCGCGGCACGCCGCGTTGCGGATCTCCGCGGTGAGCTCGTCCGCAAGCCGGGCCGGGATGTCGAAGTCGCATGCGTCGTCGAGGTACTTGGCGTCGAAGTCGTACCAGTCGTGCCCCGGACGCAGCCGGATCTCGGCCGGGACGCTCGCGTGGGGGGCCCCGGCGTCGTCCTCGAGCACGCCGCACTCGATCTCCCGCCCGCTGACGGCGGCCTCGACCAACACCTTGTCGTCGTGGCCGAACGCGGTGGCCACGGCGTCGTCGAGGGCCGCCCAGTCGTCCACGCGGGTGATGCCGACGCTCGACCCCGCCCGCGCGGGCTTGACGAACACCGGCAGGCCGAGGTGGTGCAGGTCCACCGCCGAGTAGGGCCGGCCACGCCGCAGGACCGCGAACTCGCCGACGTCCAGGCCCGCGGCCCGCAGCAGGATCTTGGTGAACTCCTTGTCCATGCCGGCGGCGCTCGCGAAGACACCGGGCCCGACGTAGGGCACGCCCGCCATCTCCAGCAGGCCCTGGATGGTGCCGTCCTCGCCGAAACGACCGTGCAGGACGGGGAAGACGACGTCCACCGACCCCAGCGTCTCGACGGCGGCGCCGGCCTCCAGCGGGACGAGGCGCGGCGCGTCGGGGTCCTGCGCCAGCACGACGGCGGTGCCCTTGTCGACCTCGGGCAGCGTGCGGCCGGTGATCGCCAGGGTCTCGGCCGACGCGTCGGTGAGCACCCACTTCCCGGCCGGCGTGATGCCGACGGGAACGACGTCGTAGCGCTCGGGGTCGAGGGCGGCCAGCACGCTTCCGGCCGAGACGACCGAGATCCCGTGCTCGCTGCTGCGCCCGCCGTACACGACGGCGACCCGGATGCGGCTGCCCACGAGCAGCGACCCTACCGGCCGGGACGTCGCGGCTCTTGCACGCCGCGCGACACGGCAGCGCGCCGTGGTCGGCTCAGCTCTCGGACTTCATCGAGCGTGACATCAGCAGCTCGAGCATCTGGGCCGGGGTCAGCCCGCGGAAGCAGACCGCCTCGACGGCGGCGGTGATGGGGACGTCGATGTCGTGGTGGCGCGCGAGCTCGAGCACCCCGCGGCACGACTTCACGCCCTCGGCCACCTGCCCGTGCGTGGCCTCCTGGGCCTGGTCGAGCGACTCCCCGCGACCGAGCCGTTCGCCGAACGAGCGGTTGCGCGACAGCGGCGAGTTGCACGTCGCGACGAGGTCGCCGAGGCCGGCCAGCCCCGCGAACGTCACCGGGTCGGCGCCGAGCCGTTCACCGAGACGCGCCGTCTCGGCCAGGCCCCGGGTGATGATCGAGGCGAGCGTGTTGTCGCCGAAGCGCATGCCCTGGGCGATGCCGCACGCGAGCGCGATGACGTTCTTGACCGCGCCGCCGAGCTCGCACCCGATGACGTCGGTGTTCGTGTACGGCCGGAAGTAGGGCGTGCCGCACAGCTTCTGCACCTCGATCGCCCGGGTGTCGTCCGCGCAGGCGACGACCGTCGCGGTGGGGTGCCGCTGGGCGATCTCGAGGGCCAGGTTGGGTCCGCTCACGACCGCGACCCGGTCGGCCGGCACCCCCGCGACCTCGACGATCACCTCGCTCATGCGCTTGGTCGAGCCGAGCTCGACCCCCTTCATCAGGCTGACGAGGGTCGCGTCCGCCGGCAGGTCCGCCGCCCACACCGCGAGGTTCTCGCGCAGGGTCTGCGAGGGGATGGCGATGGCGACCAGGTCGGCGTCACGGACGGCCGCGACGGGGTCGTGGGTGGCGACGAGCTCGGCCGGCAGCTCGACCCCGGGCAGGTAGTCCTCGTTGCGGTGCTCGGCGTTGATGCGGGTCGCGAGCTCGTCGCGGCGCGCCCAGAGCGTGACGTCGTTGCCGGCGTCGACCAGCACCTTGGCGAACGCTGTCCCCCAGGATCCGGCCCCGAGGACGGCGGCGCGGGTCATGCCACGTCGCCGCGACTCTCGCCGGCGCGCGTCCAGTGGAACAGCTCGCCGTCGGGCGCGGGACGGTCACGCAGCTCGGCGACGTCGACGCGCAGCCGCCGCATGATGACGTCGGTGATCTCGCGCAGCACCCGCGGCGTCGGCTCCTCCCCGCGGAAGTCGCCGAGGTCGATCGGCTCCCCGACGGACAAGACGTGCTTCGGCCGCGGGAAGAGCTTGATCTTCTTGTGGTACAGGTCGACCTGCTCCTGGACGCCCCACTGGGCGACGGGGACCACGGGCACGTCGGGCGCGAGCATCGCCAGCCGCGCGGCACCGGCCTTGCCGGCCATCGGCCACCCGTCCGGGTCGCGGGTGACCGTGCCCTCCGGATGCAGCACGATGACCTTGCCCTCGTTCAGCGCCCGGGTCGCGGCCGCGAGCGACTGCCGCGCATCGGTCGTGCCGCGGCGAACCGGGATGTGGCCCATGATCCGCATGCCCCACCCGACGGCGGGCACCGCGAAGATCGACTCCTTGGCCAGGAAGCGCGGCACCCGGCCCGCGTCCAGCACGAACTTCGAGACCAGGAAGGGATCGACGTGCGAGACGTGGTTGACGACGACGATGACCGGCCCCTGCTTGGGCAGCCGGTCGATGTGCCGGTAGCGCAACCGGAACAGCGCCGAGACCGGGTAGTAGAGCACGAGCCACACGAAACGCCAGCCCGGGCCCATCGGCTCCCCGTGGCCGGGTCCGCGTCGCTTCTCCAGCTTCGGCACTGACCACCCTCTCCTTCGTTCGCGGTGCCGCCGTACGTCCGTGTCGGTCCGCGTCTTCGCCGTGCAGTCTGCCCCATGGCAGTTCGTATGCTCGTAACCATGCGCTGGACGGTTGTCATCCCGGCGAAGTCACTCCCGGCGGCGAAGTCGCGGCTCGCCCCGATGAGCGTCGACGCCGCCGCGCACCGGCGACTGGTCGAGGCGATCCGCGCCGACACCGTGGCGGCGGCCGCGGCGGCCGACGGCGTGGCCCGCGTGCTGCTCGTG
Coding sequences within it:
- a CDS encoding glyoxalase superfamily protein encodes the protein MDYRLGLVCVPVSDVDAAKDFYVDRLGFVPDHDDQLQDGVRFVQLTPPGSGCSICIGEGLTTMTPGSLEGLQLVVADADAAHAELSARGAPVSDVEELPWGRFVYFSDPDGNAWNIQQPVSPSP
- a CDS encoding lysophospholipid acyltransferase family protein, with the protein product MPKLEKRRGPGHGEPMGPGWRFVWLVLYYPVSALFRLRYRHIDRLPKQGPVIVVVNHVSHVDPFLVSKFVLDAGRVPRFLAKESIFAVPAVGWGMRIMGHIPVRRGTTDARQSLAAATRALNEGKVIVLHPEGTVTRDPDGWPMAGKAGAARLAMLAPDVPVVPVAQWGVQEQVDLYHKKIKLFPRPKHVLSVGEPIDLGDFRGEEPTPRVLREITDVIMRRLRVDVAELRDRPAPDGELFHWTRAGESRGDVA
- a CDS encoding HipA family kinase, with the translated sequence MLAEVVATRYVTPLREGGSLPGLMEADDLGVYVVKYVGAGQGRKALVAEIVAGQLARALGLPVPRLVTVDLDPALAANEPDEEVQDLLRASAGRNLGIDFLPGALDLDAGAFAVDADLAARVLWFDALVGNVDRSWRNPNLLFWHGRPYLIDHGASLTFHHRWSSAGAAAGRPYDASEHALIGAGGDVAAADAELASRVDADLLRSVVADVPDEWLRDEPGFASPAAVRTAYVDAVLARLAAREQWLGPLRDTAAAAPRRAARPSARSTTRPAWLR
- a CDS encoding DUF3037 domain-containing protein gives rise to the protein MRVPFEYAVIRVVPRVERGEFVNAGVIVYCPEHAYLRAAVHLDEARLRALDPDAPVADVHAALAALAGTCDGEDGPAAADRIGQRFRWLTAPRSTVVQPGPVHTGLTAGPDVETDRLLRTLVLR
- a CDS encoding D-alanine--D-alanine ligase family protein; this translates as MLVGSRIRVAVVYGGRSSEHGISVVSAGSVLAALDPERYDVVPVGITPAGKWVLTDASAETLAITGRTLPEVDKGTAVVLAQDPDAPRLVPLEAGAAVETLGSVDVVFPVLHGRFGEDGTIQGLLEMAGVPYVGPGVFASAAGMDKEFTKILLRAAGLDVGEFAVLRRGRPYSAVDLHHLGLPVFVKPARAGSSVGITRVDDWAALDDAVATAFGHDDKVLVEAAVSGREIECGVLEDDAGAPHASVPAEIRLRPGHDWYDFDAKYLDDACDFDIPARLADELTAEIRNAACRAFTALDCAGLARVDFFLAGERVVVNEVNTMPGFTPISLFPRVWAASGVDYPTLVDRLIAAALRRAA
- a CDS encoding M1 family metallopeptidase, which codes for MNRAWRRLTGIAAGGLLTVSLVPAAAAAPATASRHFTPGAAGVGDPYFPELGNGGFDVEHYDLNLGYVPADRQLRGTATIRARATQNLSRFDLDLSGMTVRSVRVDGAAARFTREDEELVITPRHGLVRGEHFAVTVRYDGSPKTITGSPIVFGADYGWQYTKDGAFVGDEPNAAHTWFPSSDHPSDKASYTFRVTVPQGTKVVANGELRAENTVAAGTRYVWNEVKPMATYLATIDIGRWNFRSGRTAGGISELVAVDPDLAAKARDARFSETTGEITDYWAKTFGKYPFTSTGAIVDNLPNVGFSLETQTRPLYGSVVGVGTIAHELSHEWFGDSVSVRTWRDIWLNEGFATYAAWLWAEHTGGRTAYASAKAAYDGVAASSPFWNQSIADPQRDTMFSSAVYNRGGMTLAALQHRIGDTAFFRLLRTWTAQHRYGNATTAQFTRLAERVSGQDLDDFFRTWLWDKTKPATFG
- a CDS encoding NAD(P)H-dependent glycerol-3-phosphate dehydrogenase, with the protein product MTRAAVLGAGSWGTAFAKVLVDAGNDVTLWARRDELATRINAEHRNEDYLPGVELPAELVATHDPVAAVRDADLVAIAIPSQTLRENLAVWAADLPADATLVSLMKGVELGSTKRMSEVIVEVAGVPADRVAVVSGPNLALEIAQRHPTATVVACADDTRAIEVQKLCGTPYFRPYTNTDVIGCELGGAVKNVIALACGIAQGMRFGDNTLASIITRGLAETARLGERLGADPVTFAGLAGLGDLVATCNSPLSRNRSFGERLGRGESLDQAQEATHGQVAEGVKSCRGVLELARHHDIDVPITAAVEAVCFRGLTPAQMLELLMSRSMKSES